The genomic interval CTTAAATAGGGGGTTAAAAGAGGTTTTATGACGCTGTGACACACAAATAGCTAAAAAAAATTCTCTAAATTAAGAACACTTGTTCTTATGAATCAACAATATTTTAGATGGATTACGTCATAAATGCTTACAAAGCACGATACTATCGAGGTTTGAAGGTGTCATAGTAGCGTCATAACTGCGTCATTGTGCTGTCATCGTGTCATTTATCTTATTTATATATATTTCTTCTAAACTCCCTAAAATAGGGATAAATAAAAGAATATATAAGAGAAGAGTTAACAAATTTAGGGGAATTCTTCTATGACGCAGTAGTGTCATTGTGCTGTCATAGTGTCATTCCACTTTTAAAATTGAAATCGAGCGAAATTCATATTATTAAGACAACTTTTCATAAAATAATAACAATTACAAAAAGGGGTCATAGTATGAGGCTAATGTTATTGGTTTTATTTATGGTTGTTGGTTTATTTGCCAACGAGGTTAAAGTTGACGGAAAGTATAGTAATTTATTAGGCAATCCGTTTAAGAGTGTTTTAGAAACTAAATCACAAGATATTTCTATTGTTTCAAATGAATCAAAGTTAATCTCTTTAACTGTAGAAACAAATAGGAATGATTTTAGTTTTAGTAAACCATCGTTAGAGGTTTTAAACACTTCGTGCAACAATGTTTTAAAATCATTTGTATCAGAAGATTTTAACATCGTACAAACTGCTTCAAGAAAAATCTCGTGTGAAATTCTTCCAACAACAATCGTCAAAATTGATTATGTAATGAAAGACGATAAATTTATGGATCAAATTTCTGACATCGTTATTCACTTAGCAATTAGAGTAAATGATAATGGCAAGGTATATGAAGATAGTATAGATATGAACAAAGACCTTAATCTAAAAGGTGCTATGAAATATGATATCTTTGCAATTAGATCAGAATTGAATTTAGATAGAGAAACAATGGAAGAAAGTATCCAAAAAATTGTAGAAAATGCTATCTATTCAATTTTATCAAAAAATAAAAAAGGATAAGGAATGTTAAATATAATTAAAGGATTATGTATTATTTTATCTTTGACATTTTTAACTGGTTGTGGAACAAAAGGTTTATATCATGAAGATTATGTTTCTAAAGAAATCAAACCTAATTTAAACAAAGTTTCTAATACAAAAGTTTGTTTGAAGGATTATGCTAATGTAATTGCTGTTAGGTCTAATTCAAGACCTAATGTTCCTGCTACTGAAATTGCTCTCAATGCAGGAGAGATTAATACAAATATATTAAATCTTTTTACTAAACAATATTTTACTAAAGTGGAAAAAAATTGTGGTAATGAGTCTATTTATATAGATTCATATATTCAAAGTTTTAAATTTGATTTACATACTTTTGGGGGAGGTGAAATATTTGTCTTAAATAATATAAAAGTTTTCAAAGACAATAAAATTATTTTAGAAAAAACATATGATATTCAAGCTGATAACAAAATTGTATTAGGAATTTTTGCGATTAAAGACACTGCCTTTGATAGTGTAATTGAATTATATCATAGAGCACTTTTTGAATTTTATGAAACAGAATTCAAAAAAGATCTCATAGAGGGACCGTTCAGAATTCTGTGTCAATCGGGTAAAATAACAAATACCCAAGGACACAGATATGAAGATAGAAATAGACGTAGAGCAATTTGCTCAAGATATTAAAGCCGGCAAGAGTATTGGTGGCTCAAATGGAGCCTTAGGATCACTCATCAAACAGCTAACCGAAGCCGCGCTAGCAGCTGAGATAGATTCGCACCTCTCCCAAGACCTCAATAGAAATCGAAAAAATGGCTATAGTTCAAAGACTATGAAAAGCGATCATGGTGCCTTTGAACTTGATGTTCCAAGAGACCGTAACGGTAGCTTTGAACCTGAAATCGTAAAGAAAAACCAGACCAGCATGACGAGTGAAATCGAAGAGAAGATTCTTTCTCTCTTCGCACTTGGCAATAGCTATTCCCAAATAGCCAAACACATAGAGGATTTTTACTGCGTAGGCTTCTCTAAAGCCACTATAAGCGCCGTAACCGACAAGATAATACCAATGCTTCAAGAGTGGAAAACAAGACCCTTAGAAGCTGTGTATCCATTTATATTCTTAGATGCCATTCACTACAAAGTAAAAGAGGATGGTCGCTACATCTCAAAAGCATTTTATACAGTGCTTGGTGTTCGAGTGGATGGCAAGAAAGAAGTCTTGGGACTTTACCTCAATGAAAGTGAAGGCGCCAAATTCTGGCTACAGGTGCTTACCGATTTGCAAAACCGTGGCGTTAAAGATATCCTCATTGCTTCGGTAGATGGGCTTAAAGGCTTTCCAGAAGCGATAAACTCAGTCTTTCCAGATACGGAGGTGCAACTCTGTGTAGTTCACCAAATACGCAACAGTCTCAAATATGTGGGCTCTGCTTATCAAAAACAATTTGCTAAAGAACTCAAAGCCGTCTATCAAGCTTTTACCAAAGAAGAAGCAGAATTTGAGCTTGATAAGTTGGAAGAAAAATGGGGTAAAAAATACCCTATCGTCTTTCAATCTTGGAGAAATAAATGGGATAATTTATCTGTCTACTTCCAATATCCAGAAGATATACGTAGAGTTATTTACACAACTAATATCATCGAATCAGTCCACCGCCAGTTTAGAACTCTAACGAAAACCAAAGGTGCTTTTCCCAATGATGATAGCCTGCTAAAACTACTTTATATGGGGATTCAAAATGCCCAGCAAAAATGGACTATGCCAATTAGAAACTGGAGCTTAACAATCTCTCAATTAGCCATTCACTTTGAGGGACGGCTTGATGACGCTTTAAACTTATGATACAATTTTAGGAATTATCCGATGTTGACACAGAATCTTGAACACTACCCTCATAGAAGCGCTACAATCAAACAAATAGTCTTAGCCCTTTAAGGGCTAGGTCTTTTTCTCTTTCATCTGCACGAAAGCCTAAGAATTCTTTTTTGCGAATTTCTTCTGATTTTTTGTTCATATTTGTGTCCTTTTTTTGCTGTTTTTTTAACTTTTTGGTTAACCTGTTTAAACACCTATGCAGTCGATGTTTTAAAGGTATTGAAATTAAAAAGTTAACCAAGTGTTGATTTTTGGTTAACCTGTTAACGAAGGGCTTTTAAAGCACTATATTCACAACGAAGTTGGGCGTATAGTGCTTTAAGAAAATAGAAAAATAGAAAATTGAGTAAATCAAAAAAAATTCATAAGAAAAAATAGAGACTAAACAAATTGAAAGCTTATGATTGAAGAGAAAAATTTCTAAGATTGAAAAATAATTTTGATGAGAAGAGCAAGAGATTTTAACTCTTACTCTATGATTTTTTTAATTGAAGTTGAACAAAAGACCGATAGGTTTTTTTGATAAATCTCTATTGATAAATTCTCTATATGAAACAGTAAAAGCATTAAGCTCACTAATCTTTTTCAGTGGAACTTTTAGAATCTCTTTTCTTATATACTGAAATCTTTTGTTAGAATTTGGCTCACAAAAAAAATATATTAAGTCACTCAAGCTTATATGAACTTCACTGTTTATTTTCATCCTTTTCATTTGTAAAAAAATATAAATCAGTTGAGTTCTTTTTAATGTTAGGAACTTTTTTTCTTTCTTGCTGAATTCAATTTTGTTAAAAGTGGTTTCAAGAATTTTGAAAGAATTTTTTAATAGAGCTTCTTTAATAGGGTGATTCATATTTAGAACAATGCTATTATTTTTAATCTCACATTTACCAAAGAGTTTTACTTCTTTGTTCAATGCTCTATGATAAATAGTTATATTCTTTAGTTCCTTGAAAACTTTACTCAAAGTTGAATTATCAAGAAGCAATAATTGATAATCCATATCTATAAAATTTTTAATGCTCATTTCATTTAAAAAGCTTAGTAATTCATTTTGATTAAAGATGTAATCTTTTAGAACTATAAAACTTTTATTAGACAATAAAAATCCGAGTCTTAATATTTGTAAAGATATTTGCATAGATACTCTATCTACTTTTTTATTCTCATTATTTAATCCATTCTCTTCATTGTAAAAATCCAAGCTTAATGCAATTTCGTTATCTGAATATGAACCATTTTGTAAATTCTCTTTGAATGTATTGGTTTGCGTTTTATTTAAGTACATTTCTATTCTCCTTTATATTCATTTAAGAATTATATCATTAATTTATTAAAAAATATTCAAAACATTAAATAAAACTTAAAAAATATTGTATAATACTTCAGAAATATTTAAGTTCTTAAAGAATTTTGCAAGTTTTTTAAGATTTTTGAGTCTTTCGCACTTTTTTTAAAACTTGTTCTTACAACCAGTGAAAGGAGTTTGTTGTAAGTCTAATGTTAAAAAGAAGTTAGCCAGAATTTAAGTTGCTTTCATAAGAGAGCTTACAAATTTTTTTATAAGGAGTGCAAAACAAAAAAACAATACGGGAGACGTACAATGAATAATTCACAGTTACACGACTTAAATAAAAGTCTAAAATATTTAACAAAAGACCAAATCTTTAAAGTTATTGATTCATTAAGAGAGCTTGATTTAATAGCAAATGAAGTTCACTTAGAAGAGATATTAAAAAGCGGTCAAATATCAGAAAATATCTTCTTATTCAAAGATGAAAAAGAAGGATATATTATTGAAAGAGACGGACAGATAGATAATCTATCAGAGAATGCTGTTAAATCATATTTGGTTCAAAAATACAACTATTTTAATTTAGCTTTTTTATCTAGCAGGATGCTTGTTATTCCGATGTTAAAAAAGATATTCAATCCTTTAGAAATAAGCAAAATTTACAATGAGGGTGAGATTAAATACTTTAATACATTCTTACCTTCACCATATGTCAAAGCTTCGTTATCAGTAGAAACTAGACACGACTTAGATATTGAGTTTGTAAAAAGAGAATACAACTACATATATACGCTTTTAGAAAATCTTTTCAAAAAAGACGAGTATATAGAATACTTTTTAAACTGGATTTCTTGTGTTGTCAATACACGTCAAAAAATAGGAACGTGTTTAATCATTAGAGGAACTCAAGGAGCAGGTAAAAACTTCTTATTAGATCATATCTTAAAACCTCTTGTAGGTGAAGATTATGCTATAGAACAAGATAATGACCGGTTAAATTCAAAATTCAATTCACACTTAATTGAGAGCTTAATTGTATGTTGGAATGAGATTAAAGGTGATTTTAGAGACTCAAGCACAACAGCAGACAAAATGAAATCTCTCATTACTGAATCAAAAATTGTATTAGAAAAAAAAGGTCAAGACGTTGACACTAAAACTCATACATATTTCAATAGCATAATCTTTTCTAATCACTCACTCCCGTTTCAGATTGATATAGACGATAGAAGATTTACAGTTATTGAAACTAATTCAATAAATCTATCTGATTACGTTCAAAAAAAACACGACATCAAATATAGTGAATTTGAATCATTTATAGAAAAATTTGATAGTCAAGTTAGCAGCTTTTTAAATTACATTGTCTCTTTAAAATATAGTATCTCAAAAGCTCGTAAGAGTTTAGATACAGAATCAAAAAGAGGAATTGCGGAAGCATCATCAAGTCAATTAACAAAATTAAAACACAAATTAAAAGCGAGAACACCTGAATCAATACAATGGATTTTTAATACTTTTTGTGAAATGTTTGTAGCTTCCGAAGATATAAACAAAACACAGTTTGATATTACTTTGAAACGGTTTTTAAAAGAGGTATGTATCGGAAAAGTATCTATTGCTTCTTTAACGTTTGCATACAAATTTTACGTTAATCAAGACGCTATAAATTCAAAAATTCAAAAAGATTTACAGGTTGAATTTGGAGAAACAAAAAGAAATTCATCCGTTGGATATAAATACCTTGGTGAAGAAATTGAGTGCAATTTAGAGTCTCTTTTTGCTGAAGAAGAAGAGTTAAATAATCCTCTTGAAGATAGAGAATTTGATAAAGTAATCGACAAAATATACAACGGAAAATAAGGAGAAATATTATGAAAACATTAATGATTATGTTAATTTGGGTAGTGGTTATAGTTGGGGTAGCAAGTCTTTTTTTATCTTTAATTGGAGTTCAATTTAAAGATTTTGTAGACTTTATGTTTATGCCCTCATTTATTGGTTTTATTGGGTTTGTAGTCTTACTCAAGCGAAAACAACATCAAGCAGGATTACCGTTATAAGAATAAAGAATTTGATTTAAAGGAAGGATTGCACAGATAAAGCGTCGGCAAAATGCCTGACACAACCCTCAAGGGAACCGATATAGTCGACATTTTAGTGTCGGCTATATGTCTTCTTTTTTGAATATTGTCAGACAAAGTGTCCGACAAAACACTCTCAAAGCCTTAAATCTCAATATCTTTCAGTATGACATTATGTCTTATTTTGCGTTTTTACTCAACGCAATACAAAAGGAGTAGCATTCTTAAAAATAACTTAAATATAGGAGAAAACATTATGGAACACGACAATAAAATTAAAAAAACGGTTAGGTTAGAGCCTTCAATTTACGAAGCTGTAGAAGGTTATAGAGGTGCAACTAGAGATAATTTCACAGGTGCTTTTGAGAGTTTAATTTTGAAAGGTTTGGAGAACGTAAATACAACTCAAATGATTTCAAAAGTTATCAAAGATGAACTTAAAAATATTCGACAAGATCAACAAAAAAACACAGATAGAATCATTAGTGTTTTGATGGGTATTACTAGATTTATTGGTCGTATTTATGCTCATACATTTTTGACAGTTGAAGAAGTTAAGCATAAGAATAAAGAGGAAATCAAAGAGTTTGAAAAATTCGGAATTACTAAATCTATTGAAGAGTTAAGGAGTAAAGAAGAGGTAAAAGACAATGAGTAAGTTCAATAAATTTTTTGATTTACAAGATTCAAGCTATAAAGACTTGAGAGTTATATCTCTTAAGTCCGAACAAAAAATGTCTTCAGTTTATGCCTCTTCATCATCAATCGGAATATCACTTAGAACAGGTAATTCAAAAGGTGGTGAAATTTGTAAAGGTCAGACAATTATTACAAAGAGTAATTACGAAATAGCAGGTAAAAAAAATAAAGACGGAAAAAGAAATACAAAAAAAGAAGTTGGTTCTCACGCTGCGGCAAGTTTAGATTATATGGATAATCACGGAGCAAAAGATATAGAAAATGATAATAAAGACTTATCAAATATCTATGACGAAACAGGCGAAAGATTGACTAAAGATGAATTGTCGGATTTGAAAAATACAATGAAAGATCAGGGCATAAGCTCTATGCGTAGAACGATGATAGACATAGGGCAAAAAGGAGACGTAACACGAGAAGAATATATTTACCTTGTTAAAGATATTCAAAATGAATTTATTGAGCAAACAGGTAAAAACTTTGACTATAAAATTGCAATTCATACAGATCACGTAGAAACTGGTGGCAATATTCACGCTCACATTTTATCTTATGGAAACGGAAGAGATACAGGAATGAATAAAGATCAACTTAAACTTTTTAAACAAATCTCAAGAGTTAAAACTGAAAAACTTTTGGAAAGTAAAGATAGAAGTCTTAAAAAAGAGTTGAATAAAGTCCTAGATAAAGCTCAAGATATTTCAAAAACAATAGACAAGCTATTTGACAACAGTAAAGGAGGAGGTTTATCACTATGAAAAATATAATTACATTTCTAAAAGAAAATACGTTGTATATCGACATCATTTTATTAGTTATTTTTTCAATCACATTTTTTGGTACATTCAAAAGTTTTAGTGATTTTTTCACGAGAGAATCAATAATGTCAATTAACGTGATTATGTTCTTTTTTATTATCGGTTGTATGATTAATGAGTATCTTATTGATAAATACTATATCAAAAAAGATCAAGCTCAACAAACTATAGATTATTTTGCAGAACAAAAAAACATCGTTGAATCAGTTGTCGAAGAACAAAAAGAACAAGTTGTTTATGAGTGGGAACTTCAAAGAGAAATACCACCGCAAGAACCAATCACAAGAACAAATGAAAATCCATTTTAAGGAGGCACAAAATGAGTATTGAAAGAAAAAATATAGTTAAATTTGGTAGAAAACTTAAATCAGTTTCGATTATTTCTGCATTTATAGCCTTCTTTTTTGGACTATTAACAACAAGGGATATTCTTTACATCCCTTTTTATGATTTTAGTAATTTATTACCGGTTCATATGTTCCCCTTACCTGATAATTTTTGGCAAAAATCAATAAAAGGATTTTTGATCTACAATCTATCAGCGTTTATTAACTTTTTTACAATATCTTTTATTATCACTTACTTTGTTCATTCAAAACTTTTCAAAGATAGAGAAGGTGAAGAGGTATTTAAAAGAGGTGCTAAAAAGCTTGAAGCTAAGGAACTTGTTAAAGTTATTACAAATGATATGAAAGAAAAAGGCGATAAGCCTTATGTGTTTTTATCTAAAGATAAATTGCCAATTCCATTTAAAGAAACTGTTCGTAATTTTTTGTTTCTTGGCAAAGTCGGAAGCGGTAAAACTCAAGGGATATTTAATCTAGTTTTCGGACTATATAAAAACGAAAAAAAAGAATCCATTGGATTAATTGATTACTCTCAAACACTTATTATCTACGATAGAAAACCTGATTTCACACAGTTATTATATAGACGTGGAACAGGCAAAGATTTTCTATTTGACCCTAGAGATACAGATTGTTT from Sulfurospirillum multivorans DSM 12446 carries:
- a CDS encoding LptM family lipoprotein, which gives rise to MLNIIKGLCIILSLTFLTGCGTKGLYHEDYVSKEIKPNLNKVSNTKVCLKDYANVIAVRSNSRPNVPATEIALNAGEINTNILNLFTKQYFTKVEKNCGNESIYIDSYIQSFKFDLHTFGGGEIFVLNNIKVFKDNKIILEKTYDIQADNKIVLGIFAIKDTAFDSVIELYHRALFEFYETEFKKDLIEGPFRILCQSGKITNTQGHRYEDRNRRRAICSRY
- a CDS encoding IS256 family transposase, which produces MKIEIDVEQFAQDIKAGKSIGGSNGALGSLIKQLTEAALAAEIDSHLSQDLNRNRKNGYSSKTMKSDHGAFELDVPRDRNGSFEPEIVKKNQTSMTSEIEEKILSLFALGNSYSQIAKHIEDFYCVGFSKATISAVTDKIIPMLQEWKTRPLEAVYPFIFLDAIHYKVKEDGRYISKAFYTVLGVRVDGKKEVLGLYLNESEGAKFWLQVLTDLQNRGVKDILIASVDGLKGFPEAINSVFPDTEVQLCVVHQIRNSLKYVGSAYQKQFAKELKAVYQAFTKEEAEFELDKLEEKWGKKYPIVFQSWRNKWDNLSVYFQYPEDIRRVIYTTNIIESVHRQFRTLTKTKGAFPNDDSLLKLLYMGIQNAQQKWTMPIRNWSLTISQLAIHFEGRLDDALNL
- a CDS encoding replication initiation protein — translated: MYLNKTQTNTFKENLQNGSYSDNEIALSLDFYNEENGLNNENKKVDRVSMQISLQILRLGFLLSNKSFIVLKDYIFNQNELLSFLNEMSIKNFIDMDYQLLLLDNSTLSKVFKELKNITIYHRALNKEVKLFGKCEIKNNSIVLNMNHPIKEALLKNSFKILETTFNKIEFSKKEKKFLTLKRTQLIYIFLQMKRMKINSEVHISLSDLIYFFCEPNSNKRFQYIRKEILKVPLKKISELNAFTVSYREFINRDLSKKPIGLLFNFN
- a CDS encoding primase-helicase family protein yields the protein MNNSQLHDLNKSLKYLTKDQIFKVIDSLRELDLIANEVHLEEILKSGQISENIFLFKDEKEGYIIERDGQIDNLSENAVKSYLVQKYNYFNLAFLSSRMLVIPMLKKIFNPLEISKIYNEGEIKYFNTFLPSPYVKASLSVETRHDLDIEFVKREYNYIYTLLENLFKKDEYIEYFLNWISCVVNTRQKIGTCLIIRGTQGAGKNFLLDHILKPLVGEDYAIEQDNDRLNSKFNSHLIESLIVCWNEIKGDFRDSSTTADKMKSLITESKIVLEKKGQDVDTKTHTYFNSIIFSNHSLPFQIDIDDRRFTVIETNSINLSDYVQKKHDIKYSEFESFIEKFDSQVSSFLNYIVSLKYSISKARKSLDTESKRGIAEASSSQLTKLKHKLKARTPESIQWIFNTFCEMFVASEDINKTQFDITLKRFLKEVCIGKVSIASLTFAYKFYVNQDAINSKIQKDLQVEFGETKRNSSVGYKYLGEEIECNLESLFAEEEELNNPLEDREFDKVIDKIYNGK
- a CDS encoding type IV secretion system DNA-binding domain-containing protein, yielding MSIERKNIVKFGRKLKSVSIISAFIAFFFGLLTTRDILYIPFYDFSNLLPVHMFPLPDNFWQKSIKGFLIYNLSAFINFFTISFIITYFVHSKLFKDREGEEVFKRGAKKLEAKELVKVITNDMKEKGDKPYVFLSKDKLPIPFKETVRNFLFLGKVGSGKTQGIFNLVFGLYKNEKKESIGLIDYSQTLIIYDRKPDFTQLLYRRGTGKDFLFDPRDTDCLKWNIFNDLLTRDKNINESMVDFFAQALCPVDSDSKSSHFQEQAQAVFKAVLVKVAGMKNPNNKILIDFLQANGEGTQLRNVLIVDSNVKKYGLQSSVINSLTLGQGGLDNQGNSVMSSLNKAFVKRSAEVVSF